In the genome of Clostridia bacterium, the window ATGTCGGAATCGGTCGCGAGGTAGTCTACGATCTTACCTTTGCCTTCGTCTCCCCATTGCGCGCCGAGGACAGCGGTTATGGCCATGGCCAGTCCACATCCTACTCATTTAAGCATTCAAGACAACGTCCCGCCAAGATAATCCCATCGTGTTCAGTGCGATTGGCGCAAAACGGCACAATGACAGGAGGCCCATTCCCCCGCCGATCGGCGTTGGGAGGCCCTCCCGAAGCCATGCCTTCTTAATTCTACCACCCAAGTATACACGGTGCAAATCCGCACCGCCCTGACTGACGCCCTGAAACCCGCGTGTCGCGAAACCCGTGCAGGCGCGAAGCATCACACCATGCCTGAGGGTCGGATCAGGGGATCTCGTCGGTAAGTGAGAGCGTAACCGGACCTACTTCTTTGATTGTGACTGGGAAGTGCAGTTCATGCATGCCATGCTCTAGGGAGACACCCTTGACACGCACCACGAGCTCGATTCCTGCAGGGAGTGACAAGGGCGAAGATGGGGACACATCGCCGGCGCCGAGGTCCGTATCGCCGAGACCAAATCTGATGTCTGCCGGCGGCACATCCCGCCCGTCGACGGCCATGGTTCCAGCACCAGTCAGATTCCCGGAAACCAGAGTATTCTTCAACTTGAACGCGAACCCGGCCTGCGTATTGGAAAGGCTCCCCCTCACGTAGATGCGCCTGACTATAGCATCAGGAACCGTGAACAACCAACATCGCCCCTTTCTCGTAACGCATAGAGCACCCCACTCTAGCCAATTAGTACGCGCGAGGCTGGAAAGGTATGACCTCATCATCGCTGCCGGGCGACCAGAGACTATCCCGTTCAAGGTAGTGCCTATCGTTCAGGCGAAGAAGCTTCCCTCGCACTGGTTCTGCCGAGGAGATCTCGGCAATTGTGAGGGATGCATTGCCCAGCGCGATCCTGCGGTGAGTTCCCACGTCAGCTCCGAGTATGAGGCAAATGAGAGCTTTCAGAACAATGCCGTGGGCCACCAGAACCACCGCCGCGTTTTCATGCTCCTTGATGACCGACCCAAGCATATTGGCGGCACGCGCCTGCACATCGAGAAGGCTCTCTCCCCCGAGATACTTGGTGGACAGAGGGTTGCGCCTATGCGCCTCTGCGAACTCCACATAGGTGGATAGCACCTCATCCCAGGTCAGCCCTGAAAGCCTTCCGATGTCAACCTCCATCAGCCTGTCATCGAACTCGATGGGGACCCTCAAGGCCTCCGCGATCGGTCGCGCAGTCTCTGCGGCCCGGGATTGCGGGCTCGCGTACACCAGAGAAACACGGCCAACCGAACGCGATTCGCCCATGTAGCGGGCGCCGGCCACCGCCTGCGCCCGCCCGAGATCAGACAGGGGCACATCAGAGCGCCCCTGGAGCCTGCGCTCACGATTCCACATAGTCTCACCGTGGCGGATCAGCATCAGTCGCGTCATGGCCTAGCCTCCGGTGGAGAGATCACGGATATCACCATCCGCTCACGGTTGAACACTCGCTTCCCCATTTC includes:
- a CDS encoding histidine phosphatase family protein, producing the protein MTRLMLIRHGETMWNRERRLQGRSDVPLSDLGRAQAVAGARYMGESRSVGRVSLVYASPQSRAAETARPIAEALRVPIEFDDRLMEVDIGRLSGLTWDEVLSTYVEFAEAHRRNPLSTKYLGGESLLDVQARAANMLGSVIKEHENAAVVLVAHGIVLKALICLILGADVGTHRRIALGNASLTIAEISSAEPVRGKLLRLNDRHYLERDSLWSPGSDDEVIPFQPRAY